The following proteins come from a genomic window of Motilibacter peucedani:
- a CDS encoding cobyrinate a,c-diamide synthase, whose translation MVSTPRVVIAAPASGHGKTTVTTGILAALAHRGLAVSPHKVGPDYIDPGYHALAAGRLGRNLDAFLCGEERIVPLFLHGAAGADIAVVEGVMGLYDGASGHGELASTAQVAKLLRAPVVLVVDPSSQGRSVAALVHGFATFDPGVRIGGVILNRVASERHEQVVREALDEIGVPVLGALPRSDAIAAPSRHLGLVPVAERSAASVATVRALGELVDACVDLDAVLDIARTAGSLHAPAWDARVEVGERVEGRPRVALASGAAFTFSYAETAELLTAAGAEVVRVDPLRDEALPEGVQALVVGGGFPEMYAAELSANVPLRTSVRELAATGAPIAAECAGLLYLARSLDGQQMCGVLDVDARMTGQLSLGYRDAVAVTDSVLASEGQRVRGHEFHRTACDPTPVGTAGAPAWRWAGGSGEGFVRGGVHASYLHLHWAGAPHVARRFVAAAAGIAS comes from the coding sequence GTGGTGAGCACCCCGCGCGTGGTCATCGCCGCTCCCGCCAGCGGGCACGGCAAGACCACCGTCACCACCGGCATCCTGGCCGCGCTCGCGCACCGGGGCCTGGCGGTCTCGCCCCACAAGGTCGGGCCCGACTACATCGACCCGGGCTACCACGCGCTCGCCGCCGGCCGGCTGGGCCGCAACCTCGACGCCTTCCTGTGCGGCGAGGAGCGGATCGTGCCGCTCTTCCTCCACGGTGCGGCCGGCGCCGACATCGCCGTCGTCGAAGGCGTCATGGGCCTCTACGACGGCGCCAGCGGCCACGGTGAGCTCGCCTCCACCGCGCAGGTCGCCAAGCTGCTGCGCGCGCCGGTCGTCCTGGTCGTCGACCCCTCGTCGCAGGGCCGGTCGGTCGCCGCGCTGGTGCACGGCTTCGCGACCTTCGACCCCGGTGTGCGCATCGGCGGCGTCATCCTCAACCGGGTCGCGTCCGAGCGGCACGAGCAGGTCGTGCGCGAGGCGCTCGACGAGATCGGTGTCCCCGTGCTCGGGGCGCTGCCCCGCTCCGACGCGATCGCCGCACCCTCGCGGCACCTGGGGCTGGTGCCCGTCGCCGAGCGCAGCGCCGCCTCAGTCGCCACGGTGCGCGCCCTGGGCGAGCTCGTCGACGCCTGCGTCGACCTCGACGCCGTGCTCGACATCGCCCGCACTGCCGGCAGTCTTCACGCTCCGGCGTGGGACGCTCGCGTCGAGGTCGGCGAGCGCGTCGAGGGACGACCGCGGGTGGCTCTCGCTTCCGGTGCCGCCTTCACCTTCTCCTACGCCGAGACCGCCGAGCTGCTCACCGCCGCGGGTGCCGAGGTCGTCCGCGTCGACCCGCTGCGCGACGAGGCGCTGCCCGAGGGCGTGCAGGCGCTGGTGGTCGGCGGTGGCTTCCCCGAGATGTACGCCGCCGAGCTGTCCGCCAACGTGCCACTGCGTACCTCCGTCCGTGAGCTCGCGGCGACCGGGGCGCCCATCGCCGCCGAGTGCGCGGGCCTGCTCTACCTCGCCCGCTCGCTCGACGGGCAGCAGATGTGCGGCGTGCTCGACGTCGACGCCCGCATGACCGGCCAGCTCTCGCTCGGCTACCGCGACGCGGTGGCCGTCACCGACAGCGTGCTGGCCTCGGAGGGCCAGCGCGTGCGCGGCCACGAGTTCCACCGCACGGCGTGCGACCCCACCCCCGTCGGCACCGCCGGTGCGCCGGCCTGGCGGTGGGCCGGTGGCTCGGGCGAGGGGTTCGTACGCGGTGGCGTGCACGCCTCCTACCTCCACCTGCACTGGGCCGGGGCGCCGCACGTCGCGCGCCGCTTCGTCGCCGCCGCAGCCGGGATCGCGTCGTGA
- a CDS encoding cobalt-precorrin-5B (C(1))-methyltransferase, which yields MSEGPELREPDLPRTAKQRPRALRTGWTTGTCASAAAKAAATALRDQRPLEVVEVALPSGARVTFAVDSCTVEPARAQAVVVKDAGDDPDVTHGAHLTATVSWLPSPGLELDGGVGVGVVTKPGLGLTVGGPAINDMPRAMITQAVREVIDPADHGVRVVVSVPEGEVMARKTTNARLGILGGISILGTTGIVRPFSTASWRASVEQAVSVMAAQGEQTLVLVTGGRTEKGAMALLPELPEVCFVEVGDFTGAAIRRARADGLRRVVFVGMVGKLTKLAAGVLMTHYTRSKVDPQVLADVTRAAGGSDELAASVGAANTARHAYELWEQAGLLRPAGDELCRRVADVLVRFSEQELAAEVAMVDFTGRRVVAATVEGWAA from the coding sequence ATGAGCGAGGGCCCCGAGCTGCGGGAGCCCGACCTGCCGCGCACGGCGAAGCAGCGGCCGCGCGCTCTCCGCACCGGCTGGACCACGGGCACCTGCGCGTCCGCGGCGGCGAAGGCGGCGGCCACGGCCCTGCGCGACCAGCGGCCGCTCGAGGTCGTCGAGGTGGCGCTGCCCAGCGGTGCGCGCGTCACCTTCGCCGTCGACTCCTGCACGGTGGAGCCGGCCCGCGCGCAGGCCGTCGTGGTCAAGGACGCCGGCGACGACCCCGACGTCACGCACGGGGCCCACCTGACCGCCACGGTGTCGTGGCTGCCCTCGCCCGGCCTCGAGCTCGACGGCGGGGTCGGCGTCGGTGTCGTCACCAAGCCGGGCCTCGGTCTCACCGTCGGCGGGCCGGCCATCAACGACATGCCCCGGGCCATGATCACGCAGGCGGTCCGCGAGGTGATCGACCCGGCCGACCACGGCGTGCGCGTCGTCGTCAGCGTGCCCGAGGGCGAGGTCATGGCGCGCAAGACCACCAACGCGCGCCTCGGCATCCTCGGCGGCATCTCCATCCTCGGCACCACCGGCATCGTGCGGCCGTTCTCGACGGCGTCGTGGCGCGCGAGCGTCGAGCAGGCCGTCTCGGTCATGGCGGCGCAGGGCGAGCAGACCCTCGTGCTCGTGACCGGCGGGCGCACGGAGAAGGGCGCGATGGCGCTGCTGCCCGAGCTGCCCGAGGTCTGCTTCGTCGAGGTCGGCGACTTCACCGGCGCCGCGATCCGACGCGCCCGTGCCGACGGCTTGCGTCGCGTGGTCTTCGTCGGGATGGTCGGCAAGCTGACGAAGCTGGCGGCCGGCGTGCTGATGACGCACTACACCCGCTCCAAGGTCGACCCGCAGGTCCTCGCCGACGTCACGCGAGCGGCCGGCGGCTCCGACGAGCTCGCCGCCTCTGTCGGCGCCGCCAACACCGCACGCCACGCCTACGAGCTGTGGGAGCAGGCCGGGCTGCTCCGCCCCGCCGGCGACGAGCTGTGCCGTCGGGTGGCCGACGTGCTCGTGCGCTTCTCCGAGCAGGAGCTGGCGGCCGAGGTCGCGATGGTCGACTTCACCGGTCGCCGCGTCGTCGCCGCCACCGTCGAGGGGTGGGCGGCGTGA
- a CDS encoding putative cobaltochelatase: MDVRYPFSAVVGLDELRLALLLNAVDPAIGGVLVRGEKGTAKSTIVRALAALLPELAVVPGCRFSCDPAAPDSSCPDGPHPLDGPVALREARLVELPVGASEDRVVGSLDLERALAQGVKAYEPGLLADAHRGVLYVDEVNLLSDHLVDLLLDAAAMGRAHVEREGVSVSHAARFLLVGTMNPEEGELRPQLLDRFGLTVEVRASREPRERAEVVRRRLAFDADPASFAARWAEGDAALAARIAAARAALPEVVLSDAALRQVTSVCASFEVDGLRADLVTARTAVALAAWHGRTEVVAEDVRQAALLALPHRRRRNPFDAPGLDESQLDDALAEGAEPPEQGPDDDGGPSGGGAPEPGPGADAGTSDTSGTPDTPETEMIMGDSGGHAGESRGEPHDHREGGAAGERGAVAASQPYAVKPLRVAGLGDGAAGRRSRARTADGRTVRSEAPQGRVSSLHLSATLRAAAPHQVGRGRRGAGLELRRDDLRQSVREGRESNLVVFCVDASGSMAARQRMGAVKGAVLSLLLDAYQRRDKVAVVTFRGSAAETVLPPTWSVEAGAARLQQLPTGGRTPLQAGLLQAAELLRLERVRDPRRRPLLVVVTDGRHTSGGDPSRAAALLRHAGVHSVVVDCESGPVRLGLAGALAAALGGEALRLDELAAETLVSVVQSSTVRSSTVRSSTRRVA, translated from the coding sequence GTGGACGTTCGCTACCCGTTCTCGGCCGTCGTCGGCCTCGACGAGCTGAGGCTGGCCCTCCTGCTCAACGCCGTCGACCCCGCGATCGGGGGCGTGCTCGTGCGCGGCGAGAAGGGCACGGCCAAGTCGACCATCGTGCGGGCGCTCGCGGCGCTGCTGCCCGAGCTCGCCGTCGTTCCCGGCTGCCGGTTCTCCTGCGACCCCGCAGCGCCCGACTCCTCCTGCCCCGACGGCCCGCACCCGCTCGACGGCCCGGTCGCCCTGCGCGAGGCGCGGCTGGTCGAGCTGCCGGTCGGCGCCTCCGAGGACCGCGTCGTCGGCTCCCTCGACCTCGAGCGCGCGCTCGCGCAGGGCGTGAAGGCCTACGAGCCCGGCCTGCTCGCCGACGCCCACCGCGGCGTGCTCTACGTCGACGAGGTCAACCTGCTCTCCGACCACCTGGTCGACCTGCTGCTCGACGCCGCCGCGATGGGCCGGGCCCACGTCGAGCGCGAGGGCGTCTCTGTCTCCCACGCCGCCCGCTTCCTGCTGGTCGGCACCATGAACCCCGAGGAGGGCGAGCTGCGCCCGCAGCTGCTCGACCGCTTCGGCCTGACGGTCGAGGTGCGCGCCAGCCGGGAGCCGCGGGAGCGGGCCGAGGTCGTACGCCGCCGGCTCGCCTTCGACGCCGACCCGGCGTCGTTCGCCGCCCGGTGGGCCGAGGGCGACGCCGCCCTCGCCGCCCGCATCGCGGCCGCCCGCGCCGCCCTCCCCGAGGTCGTGCTGTCGGACGCCGCGCTGCGCCAGGTCACCAGCGTGTGCGCGTCCTTCGAGGTCGACGGGCTGCGCGCCGACCTGGTCACCGCCCGCACCGCGGTCGCGCTGGCCGCGTGGCACGGCCGCACCGAGGTGGTGGCCGAGGACGTGCGCCAGGCCGCCCTGCTGGCGCTGCCGCACCGCCGGCGCCGCAATCCGTTCGACGCGCCCGGCCTCGACGAGTCGCAGCTCGACGACGCGCTCGCCGAGGGTGCCGAGCCCCCCGAGCAGGGCCCCGACGACGACGGCGGCCCCAGCGGTGGCGGCGCTCCCGAGCCGGGCCCCGGCGCCGACGCAGGCACGTCCGACACCTCTGGCACCCCCGACACCCCCGAGACCGAGATGATCATGGGGGACTCAGGAGGACACGCCGGCGAGTCGCGCGGAGAACCTCATGATCATCGCGAGGGGGGAGCGGCGGGGGAGCGGGGAGCGGTGGCGGCGTCGCAGCCGTACGCGGTGAAGCCGCTGCGCGTCGCCGGCCTCGGCGACGGGGCTGCGGGACGCCGCTCGCGCGCCCGCACCGCCGACGGGCGCACCGTGCGCTCCGAGGCGCCGCAGGGTCGCGTGAGCTCCCTGCACCTGTCGGCCACCCTGCGCGCGGCGGCCCCCCACCAGGTCGGCCGCGGGCGCCGGGGTGCCGGGCTGGAGCTGCGCCGCGACGACCTGCGCCAGTCGGTGCGCGAGGGGCGCGAGTCCAACCTGGTCGTCTTCTGCGTCGACGCGTCGGGCTCCATGGCCGCGCGCCAGCGGATGGGCGCGGTGAAGGGCGCCGTGCTCAGCCTGCTGCTCGACGCCTACCAGCGCCGCGACAAGGTCGCCGTGGTCACCTTCCGCGGCAGTGCTGCCGAGACCGTGCTGCCGCCGACCTGGTCGGTCGAGGCTGGTGCCGCCCGCCTCCAGCAGCTGCCGACCGGCGGGCGCACGCCGCTGCAGGCCGGGCTGCTCCAGGCGGCCGAGCTGCTGCGCCTCGAGCGGGTCCGCGACCCGCGCCGCCGCCCGCTGCTCGTCGTCGTGACCGACGGACGGCACACCTCGGGGGGCGACCCCTCGCGCGCGGCCGCCCTGCTGCGCCACGCGGGCGTGCACAGCGTGGTCGTCGACTGCGAGTCGGGCCCGGTGCGCCTGGGGCTGGCGGGCGCGCTCGCCGCGGCCCTCGGCGGCGAGGCGCTGCGGCTCGACGAGCTGGCAGCCGAGACACTGGTCTCCGTCGTCCAGTCGAGCACAGTCCGCTCGAGCACGGTCCGCTCGAGCACGAGGAGGGTCGCCTGA
- a CDS encoding LamG-like jellyroll fold domain-containing protein — MRPAQLHPEPPRSALRRRRPLLSRGVLGVAALALLGSFATAAPAQADPNPLHGLKGDYYRSSGAGIGDFHEFRTTQIDPNLDFGSLEGVLTSTTGQADQDSVRWTGQLVPDHSEAYTFSAIGDNGFRIWIGGQLVIDHWVDDWDNRQTSAPVQLEAGKRYDVKVEYFEDFGGSNLHLSWSSPSTPSEPIPASAFYLPEGYEPPVNGTAAVDASGTHATLDIDTDFKPLPADISQHVTVAVDDIAFPLASVALDGSDASKLILTTSTPITKGSLVRITYDGKSTLATTKKTLPEFNVAATNGSTYTLSTPWASQVSPSNALPDYPRPQLTRTKWQNLNGTWQFAATDSVDTPPVGQTLGEKILVPYPVESVLSGVQRHEDRMFYRRTFTVPADWNIGSGARLKLNFGAVDYAATVWVNGTKVAEHTGGYDQFSADITDAVTGSGPQEVIVGVVDTTDSGNQATGKQTNNPGGIFYTPASGIWQTVWLEPVAPAHVDSLKITSDVPGSDFKVTAESASASAGASVTVVASKDGKTYGSVTGAANTALTLSIANPHLWSPDDPYLYDLKVTLTDGGSTDTVGSYQGLRSIGLKVINGKQRIVLNGKPTFLLSTLDQGYWPDGIYTAPTDEALAFDLVQHKEMGFNTVRKHIKVEPDRWYYWADRLGLMVWQDIPAGFFTNDTARANFQTQLHRIVDQHDSDTSVIGFIPFNEGWGEWDRTVTGQIADSVKAQDPTRLVDAHSGVNCCASKGDSGHGDVIDWHMYNGPAFPSPDANRAAMDGEHGGYGLVIPGHTWPGGSLSNYGTDLKTTADLTNAYVSNTSQLIGAASCGLSGSVYTQITDVETELNGLWTYDRRVEKVDPAQVKAVNEKVIAAGASTGSVVVKPGKPGLVGTGYWPLDEGSGTVTEDLSGGAHDGTLVNGPTWTAGTSGKALQFNGSNQFVDTGAQVLDTSGSYTVSAWAKIDRTDGFATVVSQDGAQASDFFLQYSGADHVWAFSYPQTRALATGVGTPQVGRWYHLTGVRDLAAGEIRIYVDGKLAGSASVCGGANDPGNLVIGRGKFNGGAVDFFPGAIDSVHAYDRVLSDSEIASLAAGEPSVTRISDVSTALDRLAASGGVPASTARSLRSTLSAASAAEAAHDFGAMRAKLQSVRATLDAAPANITVAARTQLTALLDALLPARTPVQAVRQQVGTLTRSGDIVQSTANDLQSLVDSIESAQAAGDSATATQKAHALRDAVSGAKASKVSATAKSTLLPLVDALL, encoded by the coding sequence ATGCGTCCAGCCCAGCTGCACCCCGAACCACCACGATCCGCCCTCCGGCGCCGGCGCCCGCTGCTCTCCCGCGGCGTGCTCGGCGTCGCCGCGCTGGCCCTGCTCGGGTCCTTCGCCACCGCCGCGCCCGCCCAGGCCGACCCGAACCCCCTCCACGGGCTCAAGGGCGACTACTACCGCTCGAGCGGCGCCGGGATCGGCGACTTCCACGAGTTCCGGACGACCCAGATCGACCCGAACCTCGACTTCGGCAGCCTGGAGGGCGTGCTCACGAGCACCACCGGGCAGGCCGACCAGGACTCGGTGCGGTGGACCGGCCAGCTGGTGCCCGACCACTCCGAGGCCTACACGTTCTCGGCGATCGGCGACAACGGCTTCCGCATCTGGATCGGCGGGCAGCTCGTCATCGACCACTGGGTCGACGACTGGGACAACCGGCAGACCAGCGCTCCCGTGCAGCTCGAGGCCGGGAAGCGCTACGACGTCAAGGTCGAGTACTTCGAGGACTTCGGCGGCTCCAACCTCCACCTGTCGTGGTCGAGCCCGAGCACGCCCTCGGAGCCGATCCCCGCGTCGGCGTTCTACCTGCCCGAGGGCTACGAGCCCCCGGTCAACGGCACCGCGGCGGTCGACGCGAGCGGGACCCACGCCACCCTCGACATCGACACCGACTTCAAGCCCCTCCCTGCCGACATCTCGCAGCACGTCACCGTCGCTGTCGACGACATCGCGTTCCCGCTGGCGAGCGTGGCCCTCGACGGGTCGGACGCCTCGAAGCTGATCCTGACCACCTCGACGCCGATCACCAAGGGCTCGCTGGTCCGCATCACCTACGACGGCAAGAGCACCCTGGCGACGACGAAGAAGACGCTGCCTGAGTTCAACGTCGCGGCGACCAACGGCTCGACCTACACGCTGTCCACGCCGTGGGCCTCGCAGGTCAGCCCGAGCAACGCGCTGCCCGACTACCCGCGCCCGCAGCTGACGCGCACCAAGTGGCAGAACCTCAACGGCACCTGGCAGTTCGCGGCGACCGACTCGGTCGACACTCCCCCGGTCGGCCAGACCCTGGGCGAGAAGATCCTCGTCCCCTACCCGGTCGAGTCCGTCCTGTCGGGCGTCCAGCGCCACGAGGACCGGATGTTCTACCGCCGCACCTTCACCGTGCCGGCCGACTGGAACATCGGCAGCGGCGCTCGGCTCAAGCTGAACTTCGGCGCCGTGGACTACGCGGCGACGGTGTGGGTCAACGGCACCAAGGTGGCCGAGCACACCGGCGGCTACGACCAGTTCAGCGCCGACATCACCGACGCCGTCACGGGCAGCGGCCCGCAGGAGGTCATCGTCGGCGTCGTCGACACGACCGACTCCGGCAACCAGGCCACCGGCAAGCAGACCAACAACCCCGGCGGCATCTTCTACACGCCGGCCTCGGGCATCTGGCAGACCGTCTGGCTCGAGCCGGTCGCGCCCGCCCACGTCGACTCGCTGAAGATCACCTCCGACGTGCCCGGCTCGGACTTCAAGGTCACGGCCGAGTCCGCCAGCGCCTCCGCCGGCGCGAGCGTCACGGTCGTCGCGTCGAAGGACGGCAAGACGTACGGCTCGGTGACCGGCGCGGCGAACACCGCCCTGACGCTCTCCATCGCCAACCCGCACCTGTGGTCGCCCGACGACCCCTACCTCTACGACCTGAAGGTCACGCTGACCGACGGCGGCTCGACCGACACCGTGGGCAGCTACCAGGGCCTGCGCTCCATCGGGCTCAAGGTCATCAACGGCAAGCAGCGCATCGTGCTCAACGGCAAGCCGACCTTCCTGCTCTCCACCCTGGACCAGGGCTACTGGCCGGACGGCATCTACACCGCTCCGACCGACGAGGCGCTCGCCTTCGACCTGGTGCAGCACAAGGAGATGGGCTTCAACACCGTGCGCAAGCACATCAAGGTGGAGCCCGACCGCTGGTACTACTGGGCCGACCGGCTGGGCCTCATGGTCTGGCAGGACATCCCCGCGGGCTTCTTCACCAACGACACCGCCCGCGCGAACTTCCAGACCCAGCTGCACCGCATCGTCGACCAGCACGACAGCGACACCTCGGTCATCGGCTTCATCCCCTTCAACGAGGGCTGGGGCGAGTGGGACCGCACGGTCACCGGTCAGATCGCCGACTCCGTCAAGGCCCAGGACCCGACGCGCCTGGTCGACGCCCACAGCGGTGTCAACTGCTGCGCCTCGAAGGGCGACTCGGGCCACGGCGACGTCATCGACTGGCACATGTACAACGGCCCGGCGTTCCCGTCACCGGACGCGAACCGCGCAGCGATGGACGGCGAGCACGGCGGCTACGGCCTGGTCATCCCCGGCCACACGTGGCCTGGCGGCTCGCTGAGCAACTACGGCACCGACCTCAAGACCACTGCTGACCTGACCAACGCCTACGTCTCCAACACCAGCCAGCTGATCGGTGCTGCGAGCTGCGGGCTGTCCGGTTCGGTCTACACGCAGATCACCGACGTCGAGACCGAGCTCAACGGTCTGTGGACCTACGACCGCCGTGTCGAGAAGGTCGACCCGGCCCAGGTCAAGGCCGTCAACGAGAAGGTCATCGCGGCCGGGGCCAGCACCGGCTCGGTCGTGGTCAAGCCCGGCAAGCCCGGCCTCGTCGGCACCGGCTACTGGCCGCTCGACGAGGGCTCCGGCACGGTCACCGAGGACCTGAGCGGCGGCGCCCACGACGGCACGCTGGTCAACGGCCCGACGTGGACGGCCGGCACGAGCGGCAAGGCGCTGCAGTTCAACGGCAGCAACCAGTTCGTCGACACCGGCGCGCAGGTGCTCGACACCTCCGGCAGCTACACCGTCTCGGCGTGGGCGAAGATCGACCGCACCGACGGCTTCGCGACGGTGGTGAGCCAGGACGGGGCGCAGGCCAGCGACTTCTTCCTGCAGTACTCCGGTGCCGACCACGTGTGGGCGTTCAGCTACCCGCAGACCCGCGCCCTCGCCACCGGCGTCGGCACCCCGCAGGTCGGCCGGTGGTACCACCTGACCGGTGTCCGCGACCTCGCCGCCGGTGAGATCCGGATCTACGTCGACGGCAAGCTCGCCGGCAGCGCGTCGGTCTGCGGCGGCGCGAACGACCCGGGCAACCTGGTCATCGGCCGCGGCAAGTTCAACGGCGGTGCCGTGGACTTCTTCCCCGGCGCCATCGACTCGGTGCACGCCTACGACCGGGTCCTCTCCGACAGCGAGATCGCCTCGCTGGCGGCCGGGGAGCCGAGCGTGACGCGCATCAGCGACGTCAGCACCGCCCTCGACCGTCTCGCCGCCTCGGGCGGCGTGCCGGCCAGCACGGCGCGCAGCCTGCGCAGCACCCTGTCCGCCGCCTCGGCGGCGGAAGCGGCGCACGACTTCGGCGCGATGCGTGCGAAGCTGCAGTCGGTCCGGGCCACCCTCGACGCGGCACCGGCAAACATCACGGTCGCGGCGCGTACGCAGCTGACCGCCCTGCTCGACGCCCTCCTCCCGGCGCGCACGCCGGTCCAGGCGGTGCGCCAGCAGGTCGGCACGCTGACCCGCAGCGGCGACATCGTGCAGAGCACCGCCAACGACCTCCAGTCGCTGGTGGACTCGATCGAGTCGGCGCAGGCGGCCGGTGACTCGGCCACGGCGACGCAGAAGGCGCACGCCCTGCGCGACGCCGTGTCGGGGGCCAAGGCATCGAAGGTGAGCGCCACGGCCAAGAGCACGCTGCTGCCGCTGGTGGACGCGCTGCTCTAG
- the cobO gene encoding cob(I)yrinic acid a,c-diamide adenosyltransferase, with product MPQGQPTSVPDDGLTTRQRRNRALVVVHTGEMKGKSTAAFGLALRAWHQGWPIGVFQFVKSAKWKVGEESALRALGRVHEQTGEGGPVAWHKMGEGWSWIQRPGSEADHAADALEGWEQVKRDLAAQTYSFYVLDEFTYPVKWGWVDVDDVVRTLQERPGTQHVVITGRDADPRLVEAADLVVEMTKVKHPMDAGQKGQRGIEW from the coding sequence ATGCCGCAGGGCCAGCCGACGAGCGTGCCCGACGACGGGCTCACCACCCGCCAGCGCCGCAACCGCGCGCTGGTGGTCGTGCACACCGGCGAGATGAAGGGCAAGTCGACCGCCGCCTTCGGGCTCGCGCTGCGCGCGTGGCACCAGGGCTGGCCGATCGGCGTCTTCCAGTTCGTGAAGTCGGCCAAGTGGAAGGTGGGCGAGGAGTCCGCGCTGCGCGCGCTCGGCCGCGTCCACGAGCAGACCGGCGAGGGCGGGCCGGTCGCCTGGCACAAGATGGGCGAGGGCTGGTCGTGGATCCAGCGCCCCGGCTCCGAGGCCGACCACGCCGCGGACGCCCTCGAGGGCTGGGAGCAGGTCAAGCGCGACCTCGCGGCGCAGACGTACTCCTTCTACGTCCTCGACGAGTTCACCTACCCCGTGAAGTGGGGCTGGGTCGACGTCGACGACGTCGTCCGCACCCTGCAGGAGCGCCCCGGCACCCAGCACGTCGTCATCACCGGTCGTGACGCCGACCCGCGACTCGTCGAGGCCGCCGACCTCGTGGTCGAGATGACCAAGGTCAAGCACCCCATGGACGCGGGCCAGAAGGGCCAGCGGGGGATCGAGTGGTGA
- the cobI gene encoding precorrin-2 C(20)-methyltransferase — protein sequence MSPLLVGVGMGPGDPELVTVKAVRVLESADLVIVPVMGDDVGRAEATVRAHVTHDRVRRLPFALSDRGGVTQARTQAWDEAGSAVAQAFAAGASAVAFATIGDPNVYSTFSYLAQTVTALVHDLEVQTVPGITAMQDLAARSGTVLCEGTESLALLPITAGLSAYEAALASFDTVVAYKGGRHLREVRHVLAATGRSEGAVFGSALGLAGEDIRPLADVPDDAAPYLSTVISPARRVSRGGSL from the coding sequence GTGAGCCCGCTGCTGGTCGGCGTCGGCATGGGCCCCGGCGACCCGGAGCTGGTCACCGTCAAGGCGGTGCGTGTGCTCGAGTCGGCCGACCTCGTGATCGTGCCCGTGATGGGCGACGACGTCGGCCGCGCCGAGGCGACGGTGCGGGCGCACGTGACGCACGACCGCGTACGCCGCCTGCCCTTCGCCCTCAGCGACCGCGGCGGGGTCACCCAGGCGCGCACGCAGGCGTGGGACGAGGCAGGAAGCGCTGTGGCGCAAGCGTTCGCCGCCGGTGCCTCGGCCGTCGCGTTCGCCACCATCGGCGACCCCAACGTCTACTCGACCTTCTCCTACCTCGCCCAGACCGTGACCGCGCTGGTGCACGACCTCGAGGTGCAGACCGTGCCCGGCATCACGGCGATGCAGGACCTCGCCGCGCGCAGCGGCACCGTGCTCTGCGAGGGCACCGAGTCGCTCGCGCTGCTGCCGATCACGGCGGGTCTCTCGGCCTACGAGGCGGCGCTCGCGTCGTTCGACACGGTCGTCGCCTACAAGGGCGGGCGCCACCTGCGCGAGGTCCGCCACGTCCTCGCGGCCACCGGTCGCAGCGAGGGCGCGGTGTTCGGGTCGGCGCTCGGCCTCGCCGGCGAGGACATCCGTCCGCTCGCCGACGTGCCCGACGACGCCGCCCCCTACCTGTCAACAGTCATCTCCCCGGCGCGCCGGGTCTCGCGCGGAGGAAGCCTGTGA
- the cobM gene encoding precorrin-4 C(11)-methyltransferase yields MSVGRVVFVGAGPGAADLLTFRAARAIASADVVIWASSLVEAEVLEHARADAEVVDSAQLPMEGVLPIYQRAAAEGLTVARVHSGDPSLWGAVQEQLDRCRELGLETEIIPGVSAFSAVAAIVQRELTIPEVAQSVILTRLGGGKTPMPPGEEVRDFARHGTTMAVFLSAARSGQLQAELLEGGYAPETPVVVAYQATWADELVVTCTVETIEQTVKAHKLWKHTLFLVGPALGAAGTRSHLYHPGHFHGFRKADPEARRALRSSRTTSPG; encoded by the coding sequence GTGAGCGTCGGCAGAGTCGTGTTCGTCGGAGCCGGCCCGGGCGCTGCCGACCTGCTCACGTTCCGGGCGGCGAGGGCGATCGCCTCGGCCGACGTCGTCATCTGGGCCTCCAGCCTGGTCGAGGCCGAGGTCCTCGAGCACGCCCGCGCCGATGCAGAGGTCGTCGACTCCGCGCAGCTGCCGATGGAGGGCGTGCTCCCCATCTACCAGCGCGCCGCGGCCGAGGGCCTGACCGTCGCGCGCGTGCACTCCGGCGACCCGTCGCTGTGGGGGGCCGTGCAGGAGCAGCTCGACCGCTGCCGCGAGCTCGGCCTCGAGACCGAGATCATCCCCGGCGTCAGTGCTTTCTCGGCCGTCGCGGCGATCGTCCAGCGCGAGCTGACGATCCCCGAGGTCGCCCAGTCGGTGATCCTCACGCGCCTCGGCGGCGGCAAGACCCCCATGCCGCCCGGCGAGGAGGTGCGTGACTTCGCCCGCCACGGCACGACGATGGCGGTGTTCCTCAGCGCGGCCCGCTCGGGCCAGCTCCAGGCCGAGCTGCTCGAGGGCGGCTACGCCCCGGAGACCCCCGTCGTCGTCGCCTACCAGGCGACCTGGGCCGACGAGCTCGTCGTGACGTGCACCGTCGAGACGATCGAGCAGACCGTGAAGGCCCACAAGCTGTGGAAGCACACGCTCTTCCTCGTCGGCCCCGCCCTCGGCGCGGCCGGCACTCGCTCGCACCTCTACCACCCCGGCCACTTCCACGGCTTCCGCAAGGCCGACCCCGAGGCGCGCCGCGCGCTGCGGTCGAGCCGCACCACGAGCCCGGGATGA